The Glycine max cultivar Williams 82 chromosome 17, Glycine_max_v4.0, whole genome shotgun sequence genome contains the following window.
AATGGGAAGGGGACACAACTTTTGCAATACTATTTAAATCTCTCACACACTTCAGTGACAGATTGCACGCGACTAAGTAAATCAAGTCATACAAAATGAAACCAAAGAATTAGAATAGTAGAATGCACTAAaccaaagaattttatattttattggtgGGGTGTGgataactttattattattttctttttgtgtgtgtgtctaaTACCATACACTGAATTAGCTCATATGACGCTCCAcaaagttaattaatataataaatgaagaaaactCAAAACGTATTTTATTCTTCCATTAAATGTACTTTAAAATCTATACTTGTATCGTATGTCCTCGTCATGGTGAGCCAAATTCTGTGCTTTTTAGTGGGCACGTAAGGCTAATGTGAGTGAGAGGTTTCTTTTATTGTTTCCTATTCTAAACTTTAGACGaacctttaattttatttaatgcttCTTATAATGTAAATACGGGTTGACATGATTGGATAAAGATTTggtataaaaatcaattttcttatcATAAGTGAAAATTAAGTCATGTACTTTAATTTTAAGAgaagtaagatttttttttattaaaaaaataagatgcataagttaattttaatttttaagaaaagttagataatttttttttatctcttctcCTATAAATGTTAATTATGGAATTTATTTAAAGTggactaaaatcataaatttttagtattctaaataaataaaaaacaaaaataggttATGTGTTTGTCTGGTTAATGACTAAATGTTagttaacttgttttttttttttttgtctttgggtAATGTCTGTTctgcataattattttttgtttaaaataatataacgaAGACGATTTATATGCTtacaaaatttactttaaaaataagtttataataaaattcaataaaatagattaaaacaaaaatttcacttttttaaaaaactttaatatgtctttaaaaaaagttactcAATTTTGATTTAACTCTTGTGCATTTTGTGTGTGCATCCAAATTCCAAAACACAACATTAGTTGGCAATACGCGTGCATTGCTGAATATTTTTCAGTTCCTGAAAAACAAGCTCGCTCAAATTCCACTTACAGCTGCTTCATTTTGACTTTGAACAATATGCAAAACAAAACATCTcgttgacaaaaaataaatattcgtTTCTAGAAGTAATTCTCTGTTCatttattaaaacattttttgggCCTGTATGAAAATTGAAGTCTGCCATTGGGCGCTTTTGATCATGAACACCAGCACTTTTACTCTCTAATATATAATTCAAACactaaaatattcataaaacaattaattaacaatataaagAAATGGCAACACTGAGGCATCTCCTCCTTCAATTGATTCAAATGCCACCGAGACTTCTCCTTCCCTGAAGTATTGCCGTTTAGCAAGGGCGTGTCTTATTCATTCTTATAATCAAACCtcaagtttttattatttacattaAAGCCGGCATCTTCACAATGTACTTGGGTCTTGGGGAGAATATAATtcaataatgtttttgtttttatttcttaacattataaatttatcaaacaTCTTAAAAAATCAACTCCAGccaaacatataaataaaaacaaacgaTGCCACTAATCAAAGCTTGCATAACCGAACCTACTATttccaaaaatatgaaaaatttatgaaCCAAGCCGGAATCTGAACTTTGTGATATGTCTGTTttgtatatatctatatatgtaGTATCAACAATTCCACATACACCATTTCCCACTACCAAAAATGATACCCTCCCTCTATGTATTCTCGACAAAATGACCAACCCACTCTGCCACCCACACCTTCTAATTTTTCCAAAACTCACACTTCCTCGTCACGTCATAAAAGAAGCTCTGCAGGTCTGATTTAATTGCCATAGAACCCATCTTTTATTGCCCCATATGATCTTTCTCCTTCATATGAAACCACACAAACTTATACACCATAACATAGTTAATCACAAACTATATGGTTACTTTCGTAGATACAAAGTATTATGTGCATACCtccttttatttaaataaataaactggTCCTGCATAAGATGCCGAAACCAGGACGCAGTCCCAGATACCTAATActtgtattaaattaaaatggtgGGGGTTTCTCTGATTAACTAATTTATAATCATTCATGAAAAGAAGATAATCGGGAGCCCTTTATCGAAAGAACACACATAAGCGTGGAAGCCCATGAACAAAATACTAATCTGATCAGAGAGGGTAAAGAAACAATCTTTCCAAGTCATTAACTCACAATGACATACTAATTTAATGGTTTAAGTGCATGTGGCAAATCTAGCCAAACACTGATATACACGACAGCGAAAGGGACTAGCCATTTCCGTTGAAAAATTGATAATCGTAGATGACTTCCTTTCATTTGCCAAGACTTTGTTATCagaataagttatttttcaaacCTCGTccgtaataattaaataatcaaacccaaaggtctccaatttttttttgattGCGAAAGGCGTTGCGAATTTGTTCACCACACAAATATATATCTCAATTCCAAATGTATGTACTAGAATACAGTACAGAAAACTGTAGCCGATGAAGGGAGATGAAATAGAAGCTAACTTTATTGTCAccctcaaaaacaaaagaaaaagaaaaactgaatTCACTAAAGATAAATCAAAGAGCGAAGAATCCTAATAAATAGAATAATAGAAAAAAGCCGCGGCAACTGAAAGAAGGGTGGCGGATACTCCAACAAGACCGAGAGATGCAGCAGCAGAGTTCTGTGGGGGAGGACTGACAGCACCTGATGGAGAAGGGCTAGAAGGAGTGGTGGGGGCGGTGGCGGTGCTGCCGCCGGTGACGTTGATGGAAAGCTTTTGTCCTCCCAAACAGTGCCCCGGAATTCCACAGATGTAGTAATGTTCACCGGATTTGCTAAGGGGGACTCTGGCCGGTGGAGTGGTGAAAGTGGCGATAGGAGAGGCTGAGCTGCAAGAATCGTAGTTGGCCTTTGTCACCTCCTCTACGTTGTGTGCATTTGATGGGTAGTTGAAAACTGCAAAACACACCAATGATGGTTCGAGTCTTTACTTTAATTTGTACCACGTGGGACTTGATTTAGTTAATAAGTGTAGATGATGATGACTTACCTAGGATGTCTCCAACCTTGAAGTTTTTGGCAGAGGCCCAAGCTGGGTAAAAGGAAGCGTTGCCAGGAACAATCCAGCCTGCAGTCTCTCCAACAGTGTAAGTAACTGATCCAGAGGAAGGGCCAGGTGCTGGTGTAGACCTTGGTGGAGAAATGGGGCTAGTGGCTTTTGGTGCTGGTGCTTGTGCTTCTGAGCCATGGAGGAAGGTGGCTACTGCAAAAAGAACAAGAAGCAAGTTTCTTGACATGGCTATGTGTTCTTGGAGGTGAGGTCGCCCCTGTTGGATTCTAGGACTAGAtcttttttgttggttttttcttcttgttctccTTATGGTGTAAGAACTTGTGACGTTGAAGGCCATGCCTTTTGTtggtatttataggaaaaaggagATAGGTCAATAGTGCCATGACCCGTTACACATGGGTAAAGTTGttctaaaagattattttttatagattataaaagatttttttttttgctgaattagattaaaaattatttaggatAAGAGAAGGTTATTTTTATAGACTAAATAATCATTTAAGTTTAGATAATATTATTgcgtaaaaaaatgtttagatGATATTATTTATAGAGATTAAAAGGTTATTTAAGATAAGAGAAGATTACTTTTATAgactaaaagattttttttaacgaagactaaaagattatttaagaaaagagtttatttttttataagcgtagattatcttttataatgaaaatattactttagataagggtttttttttttaatgagaagactttatttatttatttttattttgaaaaaaatgagagtttaatgtttttgttagctaaaaatattatttaatagtataatatttttatttctatgatAATTTATCATCGGAAAcagcataaaatatttttaagttgcaaacacattctaattaaattgttaagataatttacatttataagaaaaaaagttaagataaaTTATTGAGGTAGTTAACAAATTGAGCCACATTTCTAGAGTCTTCTTTTTGGGTTATTATAATATTgccacaaaataatataaactaaatttcttaaataattaatatttgttagaaaaaccaaCTTACCTCATTTTAGTAAGGTCTTTCTTATAGATGACAATTTGTTCATATACAACAAGACTTGAAGAATTCAAACTCAGGTTAACTTGAAGCaataacatattatattagTTCAAAGAGAGACTTATTTAGCTTggattcatgaaacaaagtccTGTAGGAATTTGAAGTGAAGGTGTGTGTGATTAGTAAGGTCAACAAAAATTAGTGTGATGGTAGCATAGTTGCAGGCTGCCGAGATTTGAGACTTCCATAAACGTATATGAATGGCCGCGTGAGACGAAAAGATCTCACCAAATGAATTTGACTTGTAGCGTTTACTAGTCtccatttctttgtttttacaCGAGCCATGGACGTGGTGGAGTCAATTgtgcattttatttatatttgtttgcaATGAAATTGAATATATTGATAAAGTGACACCAAGAAAAAGCATTTGGTTATGGCCCACTTCTTTGAGAATGAGGATGCCTGAGAAGTTGGATGGAAAATTCCAAGATGGGGGAGATTCCAGTTTCCATGGAGTGAGAGAGAATTCGTCAAAGCACGCTTCAAGCAAATCTAACAATATTATTGGAAGGACACTGCACAAACTTTCAAGCATACCAAACGCCGTGCTTTGATGTTTTCTACGAGGATACAGCATGTAATTTTagctatttttcatttttcctccaTCAAAAGACTTTTTCGGTTTCTTTTAGTCTATTCCTttagcttttcttttttcctttgttatAAATAGAACGTGTTATTTCAggtgaaattttttaaagagtACTGTGAGCGCTTTTAAATATTTGACTGCAACATGTATGTGGAAGTTGATGCGTCAATATCTTATTACTTCTTTGGGGTgagtttctatttttattaatattatttttttccttttatagggtgtttatatagtttattttatctatataataatcctttatatataacaattgaaataattattttgaatcaaagtgtttttatgaattaattgtttaaaaaagtatttttaaaa
Protein-coding sequences here:
- the LOC100807820 gene encoding cucumber peeling cupredoxin — its product is MAFNVTSSYTIRRTRRKNQQKRSSPRIQQGRPHLQEHIAMSRNLLLVLFAVATFLHGSEAQAPAPKATSPISPPRSTPAPGPSSGSVTYTVGETAGWIVPGNASFYPAWASAKNFKVGDILVFNYPSNAHNVEEVTKANYDSCSSASPIATFTTPPARVPLSKSGEHYYICGIPGHCLGGQKLSINVTGGSTATAPTTPSSPSPSGAVSPPPQNSAAASLGLVGVSATLLSVAAAFFYYSIY